In a genomic window of Bradyrhizobium ontarionense:
- a CDS encoding AMP-binding protein translates to MSLAPPTIPRQLPQQTRWNATQPSARTLYQVFDNQARATPNAVAINCAGETLTYAELATKVTRLGNVLQTGYAVHKGRVGICLNRSAELVIAVLAVLRTGSAYVPLDPHAPADRNKFIIEDCKLDLLITENGLLHGLGAAGNITLDVADVALCADEDSTEVVGSPSDLA, encoded by the coding sequence ATGTCATTGGCGCCCCCAACGATTCCTCGTCAGTTGCCGCAACAGACCCGGTGGAACGCGACTCAACCGTCCGCCAGGACACTCTATCAAGTATTTGACAACCAGGCACGAGCCACTCCAAACGCCGTGGCCATCAATTGCGCCGGCGAAACCCTGACCTACGCCGAACTGGCAACAAAAGTCACGCGACTGGGCAACGTGCTGCAGACCGGATACGCCGTGCACAAAGGCCGCGTTGGCATTTGTCTGAACCGCTCTGCCGAGTTGGTCATCGCCGTACTCGCAGTGCTGCGAACGGGTTCGGCCTATGTACCGCTCGACCCCCATGCGCCGGCAGACCGCAACAAGTTCATTATCGAAGACTGCAAGCTGGATTTGTTGATAACCGAAAACGGTCTTTTGCACGGGCTTGGCGCTGCAGGCAACATTACGCTCGACGTCGCCGACGTCGCACTCTGCGCAGACGAGGATTCAACAGAAGTTGTCGGCTCGCCGTCCGACCTCGCTTAA